The window CCGTCTACGGCCAGGTTCCGCTGTCGGTGTAGGCGTCGACGACCCGCCGGATCGCCACCACGTACGCCGCGATCCGGAGGCTCGGGAGGTCCTGGGACTCGAATGCGGAAACGAGGTCGTCGAAGGCCCCGGTGATGGCCCGTTCGAGTTCGTCGTTCACGCGCTCCTCGGTCCACGAGAACCGCTGTCGGTTCTGGACCCACTCGAAGTACGAGACCGTGACGCCGCCGGCGTTTGCCAGGATGTCCGGCACGATGAGGACGTCGCGGTCGCCGAGGACGTCGTCGGCGCCGGGCGTCAGCGGTCCGTTCGCGGTCTCGACGATGACGTCGGCCGCGACGTCCCGCGCGATCTCGGCGTCGACCGCGTTCTCCAGTGCCGCCGGGACGAGGAGGTCGACGTCGAGGGTGAGCAGTTCCTCGTTCGTGAGTTCCGACGACGATCCGAACCCGGTCACCGACCCGGTCTCGGTCTTGAACTCCTTGACGGCGGTCGGATCGAGGCCGTCCGGATCGTAGATCGCCCCCGAGGAGTCGGAGACTGCGACGACCCTCGCGCCCTGCTCTGCGAGCAACGTGGCCGCGACCGACCCCGCGTTGCCGTAGCCCTGCACTGCCACTGTCGTCCCGTCAAGGTCGTCGCCCAGGTAGTCGAACGCCTCCCGGGCGGCCAGCATCGTCGAGCGTCCCGTGGCTTCGACTCGCCCCTCGCTGCCGCCCGCGGAGACGGCCTTCCCGGTGATGACGCCCGGCGCGACCGTGTCCTCCAGCGTCTCGTAGGTGTCTTTGAACCAGTTCATCTCCCGCTGGCCGGTGTTGACGTCCGGCGCCGGGACGTCACGATCCGGGCCGACGATGGGCCTGAGTTCCGTCGCGAACGACCGGGTGAGCCGCTCGACCTCGGACATCGAGAGCTCGCGGGGATCGACGACGATTCCCCCCTTCCCGCCGCCGTACGGGATGTCGACGACTGCACACTTGTAGGTCATCCACCCCGACAGCGCTTTGACTTCGTCCCGCGAGACGCCCGGGTGGTATCTGATCCCACCTTTGTAGGGCCCGCGGTCGCCGTTGAACTGCGAGCGGAACGCACGAAACCGCTCCAGCGACCCGTCGTCCATCTCTACGGTGAGGTTCGACTCCAGCACCCGCTCGGGGTGTTTCAACCGTTCGATCACGCCGTCGTTGACGTCGAGATACGCCGCGGCGTCGTCGATCTGCTCCTGCAGGCTCTCGAACGGGTTGACCTCGGACATACGCTTACCTCTTGCAAGTATAAACGTTATAATACTGATGGCGAACCCGACGTTTCGGGATCGCCCGGCGGCGAACGGGTTCTTTCCGCCTGATAGCATATAAACAGATATATAGTTTACAGTTCGAAGCAGACATTCGATCGAAAAGCGCAGGGAAACGATCGTATAGCATTCTGAAGTTCAGCACAATAATAAACTTACAGTTGGTTTACCTCGGGGCCCATTTTCACACTGAAAACACGTGCTTCCCCTCGACGAATCGGGCGTATGAAGCCGAGGGCGACCCCCCGATCCGGACGCCGGGGAAGACTCTCCGGCTGATCGAGACGCTCGACACCGACGAGGGGTTTCGGCCCACGGAACCGGCTGATCGCGTCGAGACGAGCAGAAGCGACGTCCACAACCACCCCATACTGTTGGCTATACCTACGTGAAGATTTTCGACACCCCGGGGTGTCGAAATCCGTCACGGGACTATCGCCGACAGTATCAGGAGTCGGTCCCCGCTGTACCGATACGGTCGACCAACTCGTCGAGGACACGAGGATGCTGGCGAACCTGGCGACCGAGGAGGCCGGCCAGGCCGTCTATCTGTCCCACTCCTGGAGGGGCTACGCGGTCAGCCTCGACGCCCGCGCGGGGTACCGGCTGCCGTCCGGATCCTCTCGAACGTCGAGGGGCGGCCGCTCGACGACGACCGGTTCCGGCCGCTCCACGAACGCGCCGAGGCGACCGACGCGCCGCTGTGGATCCACCCCCCAACTCCGGGAGCGGTACGAGTGGGCCTCGGAGTATATCGAACACCGGTTGTGCGGGTGGCGCTTCGACACCACGCTCGGGTTGTCGCGGCTGGTGTTCGGCGGGGTGATGGCGGCGTACCCCGACCTGGGGATCGTCCCCCACCACGGCGGGGGAATGGTGCCGTACTACCGACGTCGGGTCCGGATGTCCTACCAGCAGCGACAGGCCTACCCCGGGTTCCACGAACGCGCCGCCGACCGCTCGGAGCCCGCCGAGGAGTACTTCACGCGGGTCGACGCCGACACCGCAGTACCGGGGTCGACGCCGGCGCTGGAGTGTGTGGAGTCGTTCTTCGACGCCGGGAACGTCGTCTTCGGGACCGACTACCCGTTCAGCATAGAGCGGGGGCGCCGCACGCTCGAAGTCACCATCGACGCCGTCGAGGGGACGAACGTCGGCGTCGACACCCGCGAGGACATCTTCCCCGGGACCCGCTACGACTGATCGAGTAGCCCAGCCCCGTTTTCCGCATTCAAACCGCCTTGTACGGACGACCGCACGACGATAGCACGTGACGGAAACAGGTGTACGGCTGTTACGGCATCTTGAATCCACCGACAGCAGTCGGCTACGGACTACCTCGACCGCCCGTTCGCTTCGAAGTCGATTAAAAAACGCCCGGGTTATCCGACGCGGAGTTCCATCGACCCGGGATTGGCGAACTCGATCCAGTAAACGTCGCCGGGTTCGATGTCGAGTGCGGCCGTGATCCCGCCACTCATCACCAGTTCACCCTCCCTGAATCCGTCGCCGACGTCGGCGAGCCGATCCCCCAGCCACGCCGCGGGACGGGCTGGGTTGTCCGTAATGTCCCTGCCGACGCCGATGAACTCCCGCAGTTCCGCGTCGATGTTCTCCGTCCCCGCTGTCCGGTCGCCCGCGTCGACGAAAGCAGCGACCCGCTTGCGTGTAACGTCGTCCGTAGATACGCAAGTGAGTTGAAACATCCGTCGCCGCCCCCGGCGGATGTTGCGTATATATATGTAACTACTGGCCAGCGAGCGCCTGATGCTCGCGCGATCGTCTTCGATGGGGGCACGAGCGATCAGCATCGCGGGGCCTGCCGATCGGATGACCGACAGACAGCTCGACGACGGGATCGTCGACTAACTCCTCGGGGCCGCGACCGAACTGGAATTGAAGCTGGGGCAGGCGTGAACGTGGTCACACCTGGGGGGTCTGCCGTCGCCACCTGATCACGGCCCAGGACCACGGCCGGCCGTTCGGTACAGCAAACGGTATGTACGTCCGCGGCGGTGGGTGAGATATGCGACAGGCACGGCTCCGAACCGACGACGGGATCGTACGGGGGCGCTACACTGACGGACGGATCGTCGCCGCGGACGGCGAGTACGAAGTCGGTCGCGACGGGTCGCTCACGTACCCCTGCGCTCCCTCGGCGATCTACTGCGTCGGCCGCAACTACGCCGAGACCCTCGAACAGATGGACTACGACCGGCCCCCGGAGCCGGACTTCTTCATCAAGCCCCCGGCGTCGCTTTCGGGCCACGGGGATCCGATCCGGTATCCCGGGTGGACCGACGAACTCACCTACGCGGGGGAGCTGGCCGCCGTCGTCGATCGGCGGTGTCGGGACGTACCCGAGGCGAACGTCTCCGAGGTGATCAGAGGGTACACGGTTATGAACGACGTCGACGCGCTCGATCAGCAGGGCCGGACCGCGAGGAAGGCGTTCGACGGATCGGGGCCGCTGGGGCCGTGGATCGAGACCGACCTGAACCCCGAGGGGATCGGGATGGAGACGGTGATCAACGGCGAGACGCGGCAGGACGCGAACACCGAATTGATGCTGTTTTCGCCCGCCGAGATCGTCTCGTTTCTCTCCCGTCGCTTCACGCTCCGTCCCGGGGACGTGATCGCGTTCGGGAGCCCCGCGAACCCGGGGACCGTCGAGTCGGGCGACGTAATCGAGATCACCTACGAGGGCGTCGGAACCCTCCGGAACCACGTCGTCGGGCCGTCAGACGGCGACGCGGCCTGAGCCTGGAGGCCGTCGGCGCCGGGACTACCGCCTGTACGCCGTCACTCCCCGACTGCCACCGCGCGCTCGATGAGGTCCCGGCCGTACATCTCCGCCAACGCCTCGTGCTGATCGGGTCGGTGCTCGTAGACGTCCTGGAACAGCGCGATCGGGGTTCCTGCGGCCTGATACGTGGCTTCGTCCCACATCCGGTCCGCGGTAATTTCGACCTCGACGCCGTCGATGACCAGGGTGGCCGACCGCGACATCGCGATCGCGCCGCGCCCCGCCGCCTTCGCCGCCTCGAACTCCTCCATCGAGTCGACGATGTCGTCGAGGCTGGGGACGTAGGCGGTCAGATCCAACAGTTCCTCCTCGAGTTCCGGCTCGTCGAGCACATATTCGTCGTCGCCGACGCGGAGATGGTACTCCCGGTCGCCCGTCACCTCCAATCCCAGCTCGGACCCCTCGTACACCTGTTTTCCGTCCCGGGCTTCGAGTTCGACGTCGCGACCGCCGGCCTCGACGAGCCAGCGGCCGGTCTTCGGCGGGAGGGGTGCCTTGTTCGCCTCGACCACCTGGCCGGGGGTGAGCGACCAGATGCCGGTCATCCCCTTCGCGCGATTTTCGGTCATCCGCTCGCGGTACCCCTCCACGTCGCGGATGTCGTCGTAGGGGCCGTCGACGGCGATGAGTCCGGCCGCGGCCGCGCCTCGCGAGGTGTTGTGACGGAGTTCGGGCCACGCCGGGAGTTCGCCGGTCGGCGTCATCGCGCGCATATCCTTCGTGTAATCGACCTCGCCGTCGACCAGCAGGAACAGGCGTTCCAGGTTGTTCGCGGGCTTGCCCATCTCCGCTCTGAGGTCGCCCATCGCCAGTTCCGCCTCCCCGGACTCGACGATCACCGACATCGAGAGGCTCCCAGGTTCGAGCCCCGCCTCGTGTTCGACGATGGTGAAGAACTCGTCGGCCTTCTTCCAGTCGTCGACGTCGCCGACCTCGGGGATCACGAACCCGTCGACGTGGTTGATCGCGTCGGATTCGGCCACCCGGAGCATCTGCTGGAACCCCCGATACCGGGTCGTGGGGTCCTCCCGGTGCCAGACCACGCGCGGGTGGATCTCGCCGGGGAAGTCGCTTCCGTGCTCGGCGACGACCTCGATGATGTTGTCGATCCCCTCCGCGCGCATCGACGGGGCCGTCGCGTCCTCGTTGTCGGGCACCCACACGTCGGGGGCCTCCAGTCCTCGCAGTTTGGCCGCGCTCCGAAGCATCTTCGCGGAGTCGTTCTCGCCCTCCACGGCGGTCGGCGACGTGAAGAAGGTCCGAACGAACTCACGATCGTAGTGGCGGTTGACGCTCATATCGGTGTTTTAGACAGCCGTGGGGCGGATATTAAAACTACCGTGGGTTGGGTTCTCCCGGTTCGACGACGGACGGCCGACGGCTTCCGGTATCCCCGCTCGGAACTTGGGCACGCTCCCGTCGGCGGTCCCGGATATCATACGTGCGTCTGTTAGCGGTCGATACGACCAGGATTCGGACACTCCGGCGAACGCGCCGGCTCGACCCGGAACCTTTATTCAGCGATCCACGACCCGATCCACCGCTTCGATCGGGTGCGGCGGGGAGGCGTCCGCGACGTCGCCGTCGCCGATCTGGCTGCGGCAGGAGGCGCCGGGGGCGACGACCTCCGGCGCGTCGCTCGCACGGATCTTCTCGAACAGCCGCTCGGCGATCGACTTCGAGACGTCGTAGTGTTCGGCCTCGTACCCGAAGCTCCCGGCCATCCCGCAACACCCCGAATCCAGCGGGTCGACGTCGTAGCCGGCCCGGCGGAGCACGCCGACCGCGTGGTGGTCGGTGCCGGCGGCGTGCTGATGACAGTGGCCGTGGTACGCCAGGGCCCGATCCGTCGCCGCCTCCTCAACGGTGAGGTTCTCGACCAGCCGGTGGACGTCGAGGTACTCACACACCCCGTAGGCGTTGGCCGCGACCCGCTCGGCGGCCCCGGTGTCGAGGAGGTCCGTGTACTCGTCTTGGAACACGACCGCGTCGCTGGGTTCGACCGCGACGACCGCCCAGCCGTCGTCGATGTAGTCGTCGAACAACTCGACGTTGGTACGGGCCCGGTCGGCGGCGCGGTCCAGCAGGCCGACCGAGTACGCCGCGCGGCCGCTCGGGGCGACGTCGGTCGGAACGCGGACGTGGACGCCTGCGGCTTCGAGCACCCGCACCGCGGCCTTCCCCGGGGCGGGGTAGCTGTAGTTTGTGTAGGTGTCGGGGAACAAAAGCACCTTCCGGTCCGCGTCCGCGGCCGACACCGCCGGCGTCCTGTCCCGGGCCCACTCCACGAACGACTCCCGCGTGAACGACGGCAGCGACCGCTCGGGGGCGATCCCCAGCAGCTTCTCCAGCACGACCCGCGACCCCGGGATCGCCGTCGCCCAGTTCGACAGCGGCGCCAGCTTGGAGCCCCACGCCGACGCCGCGTCGATGTTGCCGAAGAGCGTGGTCCGCAGCCCCGGGTCGTCCTCCTGATGGTACTGGTGTTTGACTTCGGCCTTCAGCTTCGCCATATCCACGCCGGTCGGGCAGTCGGACTTACACCCCTTGCACCCGACACACAGGTCCAGCACCTCCTCCTGGAACTCCGTCGAGTACAGTTCCTCCTCGGGGAGCTCGCCGCTGATGGCCGCCCGGAGCATATTCGCCCGCCCGCGAGTCGTCGCCATCTCGTCGTCCGTCGCGCGGTAGGTCGGACACATCACGTCGTCGTCCTGCTGCCGACAGGTTCCACACCCGTTGCAGAGTTCCACCAGTTCGGCGAACCCGCCCTCCTCGGAGAAGTCGAGCCGCGTCTGGGGTTCGATCGTGGCGTAGTCCGCACCGTACCGGAGATCCTCGCGCATATCGGTCGGGTCGTCCTCGCGGTAGACCACCTTCCCCGGGTTGAGCAGCCAGTCGGGGTCGAACGCGGTCTTCAGCTCCTGGAAGGCGCTCCAGAGGTCGTCGCCGTACATCTTCGGATTGAACTCCGTCCGGGCGAGCCCGTCGCCGTGCTCCCCCGAGAACGACCCGTGGTGTTCGGCGACGATGTCGGTGACGTCGTCCGCGATCGACCGCATCAGCTGGATCCCCTCCTCCTGCTTCAAGGAGAGGATCGGGCGGATGTGCAAGGTTCCGCTGCCGGCGTGAGCGAAGTAGGCCGCCGAGGTCCCGTGGTCG of the Halobellus ruber genome contains:
- a CDS encoding Glu/Leu/Phe/Val family dehydrogenase, with amino-acid sequence MSEVNPFESLQEQIDDAAAYLDVNDGVIERLKHPERVLESNLTVEMDDGSLERFRAFRSQFNGDRGPYKGGIRYHPGVSRDEVKALSGWMTYKCAVVDIPYGGGKGGIVVDPRELSMSEVERLTRSFATELRPIVGPDRDVPAPDVNTGQREMNWFKDTYETLEDTVAPGVITGKAVSAGGSEGRVEATGRSTMLAAREAFDYLGDDLDGTTVAVQGYGNAGSVAATLLAEQGARVVAVSDSSGAIYDPDGLDPTAVKEFKTETGSVTGFGSSSELTNEELLTLDVDLLVPAALENAVDAEIARDVAADVIVETANGPLTPGADDVLGDRDVLIVPDILANAGGVTVSYFEWVQNRQRFSWTEERVNDELERAITGAFDDLVSAFESQDLPSLRIAAYVVAIRRVVDAYTDSGTWP
- a CDS encoding amidohydrolase family protein, with translation MLANLATEEAGQAVYLSHSWRGYAVSLDARAGYRLPSGSSRTSRGGRSTTTGSGRSTNAPRRPTRRCGSTPQLRERYEWASEYIEHRLCGWRFDTTLGLSRLVFGGVMAAYPDLGIVPHHGGGMVPYYRRRVRMSYQQRQAYPGFHERAADRSEPAEEYFTRVDADTAVPGSTPALECVESFFDAGNVVFGTDYPFSIERGRRTLEVTIDAVEGTNVGVDTREDIFPGTRYD
- a CDS encoding fumarylacetoacetate hydrolase family protein, giving the protein MRQARLRTDDGIVRGRYTDGRIVAADGEYEVGRDGSLTYPCAPSAIYCVGRNYAETLEQMDYDRPPEPDFFIKPPASLSGHGDPIRYPGWTDELTYAGELAAVVDRRCRDVPEANVSEVIRGYTVMNDVDALDQQGRTARKAFDGSGPLGPWIETDLNPEGIGMETVINGETRQDANTELMLFSPAEIVSFLSRRFTLRPGDVIAFGSPANPGTVESGDVIEITYEGVGTLRNHVVGPSDGDAA
- the aceB gene encoding malate synthase AceB, which translates into the protein MSVNRHYDREFVRTFFTSPTAVEGENDSAKMLRSAAKLRGLEAPDVWVPDNEDATAPSMRAEGIDNIIEVVAEHGSDFPGEIHPRVVWHREDPTTRYRGFQQMLRVAESDAINHVDGFVIPEVGDVDDWKKADEFFTIVEHEAGLEPGSLSMSVIVESGEAELAMGDLRAEMGKPANNLERLFLLVDGEVDYTKDMRAMTPTGELPAWPELRHNTSRGAAAAGLIAVDGPYDDIRDVEGYRERMTENRAKGMTGIWSLTPGQVVEANKAPLPPKTGRWLVEAGGRDVELEARDGKQVYEGSELGLEVTGDREYHLRVGDDEYVLDEPELEEELLDLTAYVPSLDDIVDSMEEFEAAKAAGRGAIAMSRSATLVIDGVEVEITADRMWDEATYQAAGTPIALFQDVYEHRPDQHEALAEMYGRDLIERAVAVGE
- a CDS encoding FAD-binding and (Fe-S)-binding domain-containing protein, with the translated sequence MSRTPAVDRAGVGPAVRPGGQDSEYADLAADLRAAVDGAVRFDEYARVLYATDGSIYGAQPAGVVEPRDVADVRAAVDLATDHGVPILARGAGSSLAGQAVGSGCVVLDLSTHFDEVLDVRPEEQRAVVQPGVVQDHLDDRLAADGLKFAPDPASSNRATIGGGIGNNSTGAHSVRYGITDAYTERLKVVLADGSLIETREVVLDGPEWDRIVGADTREAELYRTVRGLVERHEDEIEARYPDLKRNVSGYNLDRVIYENDDGDRVINLTKLFVGAESTLGIVVEAELSLVTRPPETALALYCFEDLIEALSAVPEALEYDVSAVELMDDEVFRLARESEQYARYEAPIPDDAAAALMIEFDSELVDDFEAAIAETSTAFVADGDAFDVIEAYTDDAQADLWKLRKAAIPLLMSLDGDAKPYPFIEDATVPPEELAEYTQKFMDVLDDHGTSAAYFAHAGSGTLHIRPILSLKQEEGIQLMRSIADDVTDIVAEHHGSFSGEHGDGLARTEFNPKMYGDDLWSAFQELKTAFDPDWLLNPGKVVYREDDPTDMREDLRYGADYATIEPQTRLDFSEEGGFAELVELCNGCGTCRQQDDDVMCPTYRATDDEMATTRGRANMLRAAISGELPEEELYSTEFQEEVLDLCVGCKGCKSDCPTGVDMAKLKAEVKHQYHQEDDPGLRTTLFGNIDAASAWGSKLAPLSNWATAIPGSRVVLEKLLGIAPERSLPSFTRESFVEWARDRTPAVSAADADRKVLLFPDTYTNYSYPAPGKAAVRVLEAAGVHVRVPTDVAPSGRAAYSVGLLDRAADRARTNVELFDDYIDDGWAVVAVEPSDAVVFQDEYTDLLDTGAAERVAANAYGVCEYLDVHRLVENLTVEEAATDRALAYHGHCHQHAAGTDHHAVGVLRRAGYDVDPLDSGCCGMAGSFGYEAEHYDVSKSIAERLFEKIRASDAPEVVAPGASCRSQIGDGDVADASPPHPIEAVDRVVDR